The Miscanthus floridulus cultivar M001 chromosome 17, ASM1932011v1, whole genome shotgun sequence genome has a window encoding:
- the LOC136517177 gene encoding NAC domain-containing protein 73-like translates to MTWCNGFNDVRAAVESSLSPAAAAVGKKAAASLAVLVKMCPSCGHRAQYEQESTTIQNLPGLPAGVKFDPTDQELLEHLEGKARPDTRKLHPLVDEFIPTIDGENGICYTHPERLPGVRKDGLVRHFFHRPSRAYTTGTRKRRKVHSGDGDDGGGGGETRWHKTGKTRPVLSNGRPRGYKKILVLYTNYGKQRKPEKTNWVMHQYHLGSDEEERDGELVVSKVFFQTQPRQCGSMAKEAAVVFPAAVAVTGSSDAFIAGGHHQGGGGGGGGGGVLRDANGGVDQFYSPGAMMGYDQGLPPSNRAPPAPVAAPHFMPNFAVHAARASFGP, encoded by the exons ATGACGTGGTGCAATGGTTTCAACGACGTGCGCGCCGCCGTGGAGAGCAGCCTgtccccggccgccgccgccgtgggcaAGAAGGCGGCGGCGTCGCTCGCCGTCCTGGTCAAGATGTGCCCCTCCTGCGGCCACCGCGCCCAATATGAGCAG GAGAGCACGACGATCCAGAACTTGCCGGGGCTGCCGGCCGGCGTGAAGTTCGACCCGACGGACCAGGAGCTGCTGGAGCACTTGGAGGGCAAGGCGAGGCCCGACACCCGGAAGCTCCACCCCCTCGTGGACGAGTTCATCCCCACCATCGACGGCGAGAACGGCATCTGCTACACTCACCCGGAGAGGCTCCCCG GTGTGAGAAAGGACGGTCTTGTCCGGCACTTCTTCCACCGGCCGTCCAGGGCGTACACGACTGGTACAAGGAAGCGGCGGAAGGTGCacagcggcgacggcgacgacggcggcggcggaggggagaCGCGGTGGCACAAGACGGGCAAGACCAGGCCGGTGCTGTCCAACGGAAGGCCCCGCGGGTACAAGAAGATCCTGGTGCTCTACACAAACTACGGCAAGCAGCGCAAGCCCGAGAAGACCAACTGGGTGATGCACCAGTACCACCTCGGCTCCGACGAGGAGGAGCGCGACGGCGAGCTCGTCGTCTCCAAGGTCTTCTTCCAGACGCAGCCCAGGCAGTGCGGCTCCATGGCCAAGGAGGCCGCCGTCGTCTTCCctgccgccgtcgccgtcaccgGCAGCAGCGACGCATTTATTGCCGGCGGCCATCAccagggtggtggtggtggtggtggtggtggcggcgtccTCAGGGATGCAAACGGCGGAGTCGATCAGTTCTACAGCCCAGGAGCAATGATGGGGTATGACCAGGGGCTCCCACCAAGTAACAGGGCACCTCCTGCCCCTGTTGCGGCTCCCCACTTCATGCCTAACTTTGCTGTGCATGCAGCAAGGGCTAGCTTTGGTCCTTGA